The window attgcttggcttgtcatcggggttgtgcatgatttaaatactttgtgtggtgaagacagagcatagccagactatatgattttctagggataacttactttgaccatgttattttaagaagacatgattgctttgttagtatgcttgaagtattattatttttatgtcaatattaaacttttgtcttgaatctttcggatctgaatattcataccaaaattaagaagaattacattgaaattatgcaaagtagcactccgcatcaaaaattctgtttttatcatttacctactcgaggacgagcaggaattaagcttggggatgcttcatacgtctccaacgtatctataatttttgattgctccatgctatattatctactgttttggccattattgggctttattattcacctttatattatttttgggactaacctattaactagAGGCCCAGCCctgaattgctattttttgcctatttcagagttttgcagaaaaggaatatcaaacggagtccaaacggaatgaaaccttcgggaacgtgatttttcggaagcatatgatccaggagacttggaccatacgtcaagaaacaaaagaggaggccacgaggtagggtggcgcgccctccaccctcgtaggccccctgttgctccaccgacgtactccttcctcctatatatacctacgtacccccaaatgatcagatacggagccaaaaacctaattccaccgccgcaaccttctgtacccacgagatcccatcttgaggcctgttccggagctccgccggagggggcatccatcacggagggcttctacatcatcatcatagcctctccgatgaagtgtgagtagtttacctcagaccttcgggtccatagttcgtagctagatggcttcttctctctttttggatctcaatacaatgttctccccctctctcgtggagatctattcgatgtaatcttcttttgcggtgtgtttgttgagaccgaagaattgtgggtttatgatcaagtttatctatgaacaatatttgaatcttctctgaattcttttatgtatgattggttatctttgcaagtctcttcgaattatcagtttggtctggcctactagattgatctttcttgcaatgggagaagtgcttagctttgggttcaatcttgcggtgtcctttccaagtgacagtaggggcagcaaggcacgtattgtattgttgccatcgaggataacaagatgggttttttatcatattgcatgaatttatccctctacatcatgtcatcttgcttaaggcgttactctgttttcatgaacttaatactctagatgcatgctggatagcggtcgatgagtagagtaatagtagtagatgcaggcaggagtcggtctacttgtctcggacgtgatgcctatatacatgatcatacctagatattctcataactatgctcaattctgtcaattgctcaacagtaattcgttcacccaccgtaaaatacttatgctcttgagagaagccactagtgaaacctatggtccccgggtctatcttcatcatattaatcttccaacacttagttatttcctttgcttttttactttgcttttattttactttgcatctttatcacaaaaataccaaaaatattatcctatcatatctatcagatctcactctcgtaagtgaccgtgaagggattgacaaccccttatcgcgttggttgcgaggatttatttgttttgtgtaggtgcgagggactcgcgcgtagcctcctactggattgataccttggttctcaaaaactgagggaaatacttacgctactttgctgcatcaccctttcctattcaagggaaaaccaacgcagtgctcaagaggtagcaacactctcccctctcgtcgctatgcatcaccatgatcttgtgtgtgcgttggaaaattttgaaattactacgttccccaacaataaggcccataacttctcccggggggttctggtaacctcccggtactccagaaaatacccgaacttctccggaaccattccgatgtccgaatatagccttccaatatatcaatctttatgtatcgaccatttcgagactcctcgtcaagtccgtgatctcatccgggactccgaacaaacttcggttcatcaaatcacataactcataatacaaatcatcatcgaacgttaagcgtgcggaccctatgggttcgagaactatgtagacatgaccgagacacatctccgttcaataaccaatagcggaacctggatgctcatattggctcctacatattctacgaagatctttatcggtcaaaccgcataacaacatccgttgttccctttgtcatcggtatgttacttgcctgatattcgatcgtcggtatcatcatacctagttcaatctcgttaccggcaagtctctttacttgttctatAATACTTCaccccacaactaactcattagtcacattgcttgcaaggcttatagtgatgagcattaccgagagggcccagagatacctctccgaaacacggagtgacaaatcctaatctcgatctatgccaacccaacaaataccttcagagacacttgtagagcatctttataatcacccatttatgttgtgacgtttgatacacacaaagtgtttctccggtattcgggagttgcataatctcatagtctgaggaacatgtataagtcatgaagaaagcagtagcaatgaaactataacgatcataatgctaagctaacgaatgggtcttgtccatcacatcattctcctaatgatgtgatcccattcatcaaatgacaacacatgtctatggttaggaaacataaccatctttgatacacgagctagtcaagtagaggcatattagggacacttatgttttgtctatgtattcacacatgtactaagtttccggttaatacaattatagcatgaataataaaatttTATCATgaaatgaggaaataaataataactttattattgcctctagggcatatttccttcaatttacACCTTCGggcataattccttatataaatAATTGCTGAACCGCCTTAGCAATGTCCTGCTTAATTAAACCCCAATTCCTCTGAAAGAATCTTGCAGGATCCGGACCTGGTGCTTTTAGTGGACCTATCTGAAAAATAGCGTCACTAATCTCTTCCTCAGAGAACGGTTTACACAATTCCTCATTCATATCATCATTGACGACGGGTTTCACCAAGGGAATAATACGAGAGGGATCAACATTAGTATCACAAGAATAAAGATGCTGAAAGAAGGAATTTGTAATACCAATGATTTCATCCACATTCTCAGTAATAGACCCATCATTTCTTTTAATAGCGGAAATATTATTTTTCTTCACCCTCCAAGAAGCCTTTCTCTGAAAGAACTTCGTGTTACGGTCCCCCAAAATCATTTTCTCAATGCAAGACCTTTGCTTCCACATGACTTCTTCCTTTAACAGAAGTTCATCCATCTCGAGGAGAATTTTCCTTCTCTCCATCACGGCTGCACTATCACTTCTTTTAAACAGAAGATTTAATCTTTTACGAGCAGCCTCCATCTTTTTTGGGACATAACCAGTATGCTCCTAACTCCAATAGTGCAGGTCTTTCATTAATTTATTGAGATTAGTCACCACATCCTTTAAATTCCTAACTTGCGAACTATTGCTCCAAAACGCCCTAACCTGTTCATCCAAAGCCATACTCTCCCTCTCCCAAAAAGCTTCATATCTCAAATGCTTGTTAATAACGACATTAGGCTGACTACACATCAAATGAATAAACAAAGGATAATGGTCTGACCTGGAGGAAATAACATGTTGGACCTTGCACTTTGGGAACATAGCAGTCCATTGGGGGCATGCCACCGCCCGATCAAGGCGCACTTTCACATTTCGGAGGCCATCCTGCTTATTATCATACATCCAAGGCGCTCCATGAAAACCCAAATCGAATAAATTGCAATCCGAAAGAAGCTCCCGGAAATTTGCCATGAGCTTAGGAGATCTTTTAGTACGAGAAAAATGCGCATACTGCCACATAGCTTCATTAAAATCGCCGACCATAAACCAGGGACCAGAACCCAGAAGTTTAATTCGTCTCAAAAGCTCCCACATGACATACCTTTGGGTCGCCTTTGGTTCTCCATAAACACAAGTGCATCTCCATCTTGATCCATCACTCTTACATATGTACAGATCAATAAAATGGTCCCCAAATTTGTTTAACTCCACAGAGAAGCTATCATCCCAGAAAATCTTTAAACCACCACCTTTGCCTTTACCCGAAACAGAAAATACATTTTTCATACCCAAACGGTACCGCAAACTTTCAACATAATCTTTATTTTGCCTAGTCTCAGAAAGAAAAATGATGTTGGGTAGGTAAGATTTATTAATACAAACTAATTCTTGAACTGTACGAGGCCGACCCAGCCCTCTACAGTTCCAACTGATCATTTTCATAGCTCCCGACGGGCGTCATCACACGCGCCCGTCAGTTGACCAACAGCCCCCGGGTCGGTAGCATCCTTAACAGAGCCCTCATCATCTTTTCCCATCCCCACAGACTCTCTCCTTCTACCCTGAGCCACCTCCTCTCCACCATCTACCTCTTTTGTTACATGCACCATATTCCCATCTATGCCTACCCGGGTCTCCACCCTCTCCCCACACACTTTTTTACAAGCAGGTGGCACTACATTGACTCCCTTGGATTCTACACTCTCGGAGCTAGTACATTTAAAACCGACCACAAGGTCCTCGCCATCAGACATGCGTCTCTTGTTGCCCGCCAAGCTTATGAGAATATCAGCAAAAGCCGCCTTGCCACTGGAAAGATCGCTACCACTATTCGGGGGTGTAGGGACCCCAAACTGGACATGCGTCGTGCAAGCTGCCTGCACGACATCACGTTCCTCTTGCTCCTCCCTATGCAGTCTTCTCCACCATGCCACGTTCGTCGAGCCACCAGGGGTAGCCAGACTAAGGCCGCCACCCCCATCAGCCTTGTCCACCTTGACGTACGCTCCAGCAGCATCTTGAGGCATCAcgccgaacggagggagtaagaaGTACATAGGGAATCACATCGACGTTAATCCTTGTACCTACCAGCTACCACCTCTGTTTTTAAATCTAAGACGTTTTTgcagtttactcataacagaggGTGTAGTATTTATTTCTGAAAGAATTCTACCTACGAACTACTCCACCCTAGCCAACCTCCACCGAACGACCATCGTCGATTCAGCTTCATGCCCTCACTGCGAGATATGATATTTGATATGAGATTGCTCACCACCCTCGCCGGGTGGTTGACGCCCCTTACGATTCTACGGGGATGTTTAATTCCCACATAGCACTTCTTTGTCCCCTAGTTGCTCAGGTTTAGCTGAATCTCGGCATTGTGGATCCATCCTGCACGGACATCATCATGACGTCTGCTCACCCCTAGCCTCAACCCCAACATCTGACCATGGGTGGATCTCATCATTCTACGGAATATATAGGACTCAACAAACACCATGGTTTTCAACTCCGACATTTTTTAATCTCGAATCACTATTTGGAATTTTGTGCATGGTTTCTCCCTATGGACCACACAGTTAAAAACCTTAGCAAAAAGGGGATATTGCCAAGTTTTGCCCGTTATTCCTATCCTCCCGCCTTGATGCTCTCATGTAATGGATACTATTGTGTTTGATTGGAGTAATATATTTAGGTGGGGAACCTCTTCCACCATGTCCGTTAAAAAAATTATCATTTTTCATTCCCGACTTCTCTAGCTGAACCGACGACGAGGCTGGCACGGGTGGGGATCACTCTTCCTTTCATGGTGTTGCAACTTTGAATGGTGAGTCATGACCGAAACGCTCCAAAATGTAAACCACAATGGGGATAATATGACTAGAAAAGAAAGACATGCTTGGCTAGTGGCGGCGGACATCGCCTACTTGGCAGAGTGATAATTGCAACCCTCTCCTCCATCTCACTCTAAACATCGGTGTCCGCTGGAAGTTGACGCTAAACGGTCTAGTCGTCTAACAACTCGGATGCTCTTAGACAGGAGATGAAGATCTATGAGTTCGGCAGAAAGTGTTTTTTGCCATTGAGTTCTATTACCTAATAGAATTGTATTACCAGAGAGAGTTTCTTTTTGTGGAGAGGGCTAAGGCTATATATTGGAGTACTGGGCGATGGTGAGGTCGGGGCTCGGGGTGGAGTAGCTCACCGGAATTTCACCACTAGCTAAGATGAATCAATTCAATCAACTCCAAGTCACTACAATATCAATCAATTCAATCATCAACTCCTAGTCACCCGAATTATTTTGAGCCACAGTATCAATCAGTTCAATCAACTCCTAGTCACCAGTAGCTAAAACTTTGGATTTAATTCACTCTAATTCAATCAATCACAGAAATTCTAAGTAATTTTTAATTCACTCTAATttaataattcaaatttaaaaattTGACAAAAACTTTGGATTTGGATTTATTTTTTTGAGAGAGTTTTTTAGGGCAATTTTTTGAGAGATAAGGAAGAGCCAGTCTTGGGCTGGGCCTCGTTCCACCAAGGCTGGCCCAGTAGCTTGCTGTGGGAATCCGAGCCCAGCCCAACCCACAAGGCTCCTCCTTTCGTTTCGTTCGGCTTATAGCCGAGGCGGAGTCGCGGAGGAGGCGGTGTTGCTTCGCTTCGCTTCGCGGGAGGGAAAGTCGGCCAACCTTCCCGCTgccggcgtcggcgtcggcgtcgccGTCGGTCGCGTCTCCGCCCGCAGGTGAGCCGCTGGCATCCTctcgcccctcccctccccctccgcCTCCCCCGCCTAGGGTTTGGTGCTTCCCCAACCGTTCCGTTCCGTTGGCTGACGAGCATTTCCCCCGTTCCGTTGTTCGTCGCAGCCGCaggcgccgccgcctcgctctTCCTCTCCGACGACGCGGAATCCGCCGCTCCTCCCGCTTCCGCACGTCCGCAGGTGCAGGTGAGAAGCGCGCGCCCCcacctccctccccctctccgaCCCCCGCAGCAGCGCAGTCCCCTGCCTGCTGCTAGTCATCAAGTTAATCGGCGGGACGGGGCCACGCGTTTCCGGTTGGGCACCGCACGCTCCGCGGCGGACGTTCGCAGCTGGGGTCGGGATTTTGGCCGGGAAGGTTGTGCGGTGAACTGCTCCTGGCCGGGAATGTTTCTGCGAACTGCTCTTGGCCGACAGATCGTTTCTGCAAATTTTGGCCGGGATTCGGGATCGGGATTTTGGCCGGGATTCGCGTCCCGGGCTCCCGGATGTTCCGTTCTTAGTCATTAGGTAGTATCATATTACTTGAGCTCTGAAGTTATTGCTGTGATTCGTGAATCATGCTAATGATGCTTGCTAGTGTTCCGAGCAGTTGGAAGCAGATATTGCAGCTGATTGCTTAGTGCTATGGTGATCTATTAACCGAGTGACATGCAATTTTACTCGACTTGTTCTTATTGCGTTGCTGAGCCCAATTTCTGTCTGCCTTGCATTCGGATGCGTTTGTATTTCAATCTTCTGCTGATGTTGAGAATCATTTGCTAGTTTACTTGCGTTCTAAGTTACTGGTATGATTCATGAATGCTTGCTAAGGGTGCCACCTACTGTATTGTTTGTTAGGTATTCTGAGCAAAAAATCCTTCTGATTTTGTTAGTTTCTGAGCAATATTGGTTGCTGAACCCATTATATATCTGTCAACCTTGGCTGAGTCTTATGTACTGGGTGTTTTCTAGGATACAGATGTTTTCACAAAGTTAATTAGCTCTGATTCTCCAGGCAAGCATTCATCTTCTTTTGATTGACATTCGTCTTGCATTGCGTCGAATGCAGCGTACAACCTACGGTGTAAAATGCTGGTCTATTTCATACGCCAACCGTGTAGGTGGATGCATGTATTTTCTGCCTAGACAAGATTGCACGCGTGTGTTCTCCGGAATTAGTTCTAGTTCATTGTTGAGTATAGTCTGTAAATTCTATGGGCATGGTGCATTTGGATGCATAATTAATGAACTATTCATTTTGTTAAAATTTCTTGGTTCCTGCTCTAAACCATATGTATTGCACCTGCTGATGTTGAGATCCATCTGCTataatatatactccctccgttcctaaatataagtctttttagacatttcaaatggactacaatatacggatgcatgtagacatattttagagcgtagattcactcattttgctccgtatgtagtcacttgttggaatctctagaaagacttatatttgggaacggagggagtagtttactTGGGTTCTTAGTTATTTGTGTAATTCATGAATGATTGTTAATGGTGCCGCCAACTCTTTTGTTTGTTACCGTATTCTCAGCAAAAAAATCCTACCAACTGTTTTGTTTGTTAGCGCATTCTCAGAAAAAAATCCTTCTGATTTTCTTTGTTACTGAGCAAAATTGGTTGCCGAACCCATTATATTTATCTCTCCCCTTGCAGAGTGTCAATATTCAGTTGCTTCCACAAAGGTAATTAGTCAAGTACTAGTTGGTTCATCTGCTATAATGTATAGTTTACTTGAGTTCTTAGTTGCTGGCGTGGTTCGTGAATGCTTGCTGGCTGTACATTTAACTCTGAACTCTGACGCTTGGAAACTTTGTTCTGTAATGCGGATTGAAAAATCTTTGATATCTGCGGCTATGCATATTGCTTTGGATTGCAGTAAGTTTGAGCATGTTGAGATCTCTGATATCTAGTTGGATGCATGAGTTTTTCCAATTGAATTGTACGTACTAGTTTAGATTTTTTTTAGCACAATCCCACTGTTGGTTTATCTGAactgaatgccttcttcagaaaTTGTCTAGCTGAGCATAAGTTTTCTGAGCAAGTTTGATCGTGCATCCCACAACATGCATCCTGTCTCATACTGTGCATCTCATATTCTCATTGCAGCTACCACCTCATCAGTGGCCGTGATGTCGCAATTGCAGAAGTGCGCGTGCGCCAACCGCAACTGCTTCCATGAGTACGTGCACAACCTCACACAGTTGGAATGCCATGAACATGATTCATCCAACCAGCTTGCTAATTTCTTTGTTATGTACAGCGATTGCGCTTGTTTCACAAGGGAAGGGCTCTGCTCCGAGTACTGCGAGTGCCGTGGCGACTGCAAGAACATCTGGAAACACGAGGAGGAAGTCACAAAGGAATTCGCTGAATACACCAAGAGGAAAGCTGATGAAGCTGCTGCCCAAGCTGCCGCTGCCCAAGCGGCCGCTCAACCTCAACCTAAGCCATTGCCAGCACTAGAACCAGGGTCTGCGCGAGAGCCGTGCCACTGTGCCTCGTGCAAGTGCCAAAACCAGTATGCAGAGTTGAATTATGTCAACCAGATGCATCCATCAAGTAGCTAGTTAATTGATATACTAATTGTCCAGTGCTGCAATTTTACTGTTGCTTGTTGATTTGCTGCCTGCAGCTACTGCAGATGTGTCAGGGCTAACTTGCCTTGTTTGGACCGCTGCGACTGCAAGGACTGCGGTAACACCAAGACCCATGAGGAGAAGCTCCAGGATCTAGGGATCAAGGTTGAGGATCTTGCTTCAGGTTCGACCGTGATGACTCGTGGGAAGGCGcaggtttcttcttcttcttcttcttcttcttcttcttcttcttcttctttagaGGAGAGCACACTACATTCATGAATGCCGTTCTGCTCTGACCTCTGCCAAGTGCCTAGTACCTGAAATGTGACACGCTTATTTCAGGCTGTCAAGGAGTCTGCCGTTGGGTGTAAATGCCAATCCGAATGCGCCAGTCGCTGCGGTTGCGTGAGGCGTAACATCAAGTGCACCTCCAAATGCAAGTGCCAAGTGTGCGGCAATGACGACGGGAGCAGATTTCGTGAGCACACCCCTTTCTCTTCTCTTTATTTATGCGTCTCTTCCCTGAGTGATCAATCACACTCACTCGTGTAGTTTTCTCTCTTGTTCTGCGTTTATGTACACAACAGCCAATAAGTCCAAGGCTGGAGCAGGGGGTCAAGGGAGTActcgcagcagcagcagcgccgtCGAGTCGACAGGCAAACGGCCAAAACGCGTTGTAAGTTTGCTCCTCTGCTTGTGCATAGAAATCTATGTATGTCTGTTCATCAGTGATAAGCAACTAATCCTGGTAATCTGCTCCATTTGTGCAGGGATGACAGTAGACTTGAGACATACCAGAGCATGATGCAAGTCACCTTACATACTTACCATCCTCAAGTTACTCCTGTTCAGATATCTCCCACTGTAAAGCACAGCCAGGTTCCTGTAGATTCCTTGTAATGGTTGGTTACTCGAAGCAAGCACGGCGAAAACTCCATGATCTGCGAGGTCGTTAGCCTCATAACGTGGTCTTGATCAGACGGATAGATACTTGAGAACATACATATACATACTCATGTAGGAATATTTGCCGTCATCAGTCGGCGTCCATACATACCGCGTGCCTGGAAAGGGTTGGTTCAGCTACTTCTTATGCATACAGTACATAGTTCCTGCAAATGATTTTTCTCTTATATACTTTAGGAATGTTCCGATGGTGTTTGAAACCCAATGTAGTATGGATCTGATGTGCATAAACAAAGATGCCTGGTGGCGTTATGATCTGCATTGCGTTACATAATCTGATGATATGCTCTCACTCATGTTTGCATCATCACATTCTTAATTCTATGGCTGTATCTTGCACTCTTCTTTATTGATGGTTCTGCTCTGGAAAATGGGGGTGGGTTAGAAGAACAATGATGGTGATTCATCTGTGACGCCGGACAAATCGCATGCAAGCTGTACTCTGAAGGAGGCAAAACAAATTGTTGATGTCAAATTGATCGATGCCGGGATTCttttatactccctctgtaaacgctcttatattagtttacagagggagtactagttttctGCAGTAGAGTTGGTTAGCTTGCCCTATACGCATGCACCATTTGGTTCAGTAAGCATCAGTTTTTTGTCCACTGAGAAACTTGAGGGTACACGgaattttcatctagtcactttcaccgtgttggttcgattcgtgttcggtactttgataatttgatatgtgggtggactggtgcttaggtgttgttcttacttgaacaaacctcctacttatggttaaccctcccgcaagcatccgcaactacgagaaaagtattaagaataaattctaatcATAGCATTacacttttggatccaatcggtcccttacggaatagcgcataaactggggtttaagcttctgtcactctcacaacccatcatctaattgctactccacaatgcatccccttaggcccaaatacggtgaagtgtcatgtagtcgacgttcacatgactccactaagggaatcacaacatacatattatcaaaatatcgaacacatatcaaattcacatgatttctcccgtgacctcaagaacaaaagtaactactcgcaaatgataatcatgctcaagatcagaggggtattaaatagcatattggatctgaacatataatcttccaccaaataaaccatatagtaatcaactacaagatgcaatcaacactactaatcacccacaagcaccaatctatagttccggtaacaagattgaacacaagagatgaactagggtttgagatgagatggtgctgatgaagatgttgatggagatagccctccccaagatgggagaattgttggtgatgatgaggatgatgatttccccctccgggagggaagttcccctagcggaatcgctctgccggagggcaaaagtgctcctgcccaagttccgcctcgagacggcggcgctccatcccaaaagtcctctccttattttttctaggtcaaaatgacttatataacagaagatgggcaccggaggtgggcctgggtgagcacaacccacgagggcgcgcctgggctccctggcacgcccaggtgggttgtgcccacctggtggcccacttcggtacttatttgctccaatattcatcatatattccatgaaaattctccgtggagtttcagcctgtttggagttgtgcagaataggtagcctggcgtagcttttccaggtccagatttccagctgccggaattctcctctttgtgtgtaccttgcaaattatgagagaaaaggcattaggattactccaaaaagcattattatgcataaaaacatcataaatagcagtaagaaaacatgatgaaaaatggacgtatcaactcccccaagcttagacctcgcttgtcctcaagcgaaaaccaaaatcgaaaaacatgtccacatgcttagagagagaaagaggtgtcgataaaaaaacaaaatacggacgtagaagcatcatgttgattattataacagcaacaaatttaaacataagactcttatcatagaacttttatcatagacttctcatgaacaagtgacaattcatcacactatcgaagtataaagcaaaaacactattagaaaccaacaaactatgctctcagtcaactttgcaactacaattcatcatcttttcaagaagggtcacgtatcggagcctttaggcaagcccacatactcaaccatcatatagtcttttatgattgctaacactcatcgcgtacacatgagcaaaacgtttcaaccggacagacagaaagataggggcttatagtttcgcctcccaacgtattcacctcaagggtgatgtcaacaataataactcatgctatctatattcaactggaaaTATGTGCCTAGattttcctcaccacatgatgcttgccaaaggagaaaaataaaaaggaatagagataAAACTtctgactctttgcataaaagtaaatacataaaagtaaaagataggctcttcgcagagggaagcagaacttgacatgcgcttatttgtttgtatgctcaacctctttgtgcaaaagaacgtcacattgtattgccccttgtgatagcaacctttattatgcagtctgtcgcttttattcttcaccatcacaagttcgtacaacgctcaattttcactcactctaaatgatctcacacttttagaagcaatttttattgcattattgc is drawn from Aegilops tauschii subsp. strangulata cultivar AL8/78 chromosome 1, Aet v6.0, whole genome shotgun sequence and contains these coding sequences:
- the LOC109782564 gene encoding uncharacterized protein; amino-acid sequence: MSQLQKCACANRNCFHDDCACFTREGLCSEYCECRGDCKNIWKHEEEVTKEFAEYTKRKADEAAAQAAAAQAAAQPQPKPLPALEPGSAREPCHCASCKCQNHYCRCVRANLPCLDRCDCKDCGNTKTHEEKLQDLGIKVEDLASGSTVMTRGKAQAVKESAVGCKCQSECASRCGCVRRNIKCTSKCKCQVCGNDDGSRFPNKSKAGAGGQGSTRSSSSAVESTGKRPKRVG